The Lycium barbarum isolate Lr01 chromosome 9, ASM1917538v2, whole genome shotgun sequence genome has a segment encoding these proteins:
- the LOC132609714 gene encoding uncharacterized protein LOC132609714 isoform X6, which translates to MHCPLLNDASNPLTCKDWCSLLNHLFPAAFDVSPSLIRYNRIRLSPHFDIVLSRVFCRNFKKKQITLVVASATGLVFRVKAYSSYAEASIMARVSNVEYESTFEKCTCKSCYMGEPSFHLFGFIMCVGATAARALKSVLQGILLFSKGEKLNSMNLLLYMAPIAVVFLLPATLSMEENVVGITLALARDNSRIIWLLLFNSAVAYFVNLTNFMVTKHR; encoded by the exons ATGCATTGCCCTCTTTTGAATGACGCTTCAAA TCCGTTAACCTGCAAAGATTGGTGTTCTCTCTTGAATCATCTCTTTCCAGCAGCTTTCGATGTATCTCCTTCTCTCATCAGATACAATAGAATTAGACTCAGTCCGCATTTTGATATTGTGCTTTCTCGGGTGTTTTGTCGCAATTTTAAAAA GAAACAGATTACTCTTGTTGTGGCCTCCGCAACAGGCTTGGTTTTCCGGGTGAAGGCATACTCATCCTATGCCGAAGCTTCAATTATGGCAAG GGTAAGCAATGTTGAATATGAATCTACGTTTGAAAAGTGCACCTGCAAAAGCTGTTATATG GGTGAACCAAGTTTTCATCTATTTGGATTCATAATGTGTGTTGGTGCAACAGCTGCAAGAGCACTCAAGTCAGTGCTTCAGGGGATTTTGCTGTTCTCCAAAGG GGAGAAGCTGAATTCCATGAACCTTCTACTCTATATGGCTCCTATAGCAGTTGTATTTCTATTACCAGCAACACTTTCAATGGAAGAAAATGTAGTTGGCATCACATTGGCACTTGCAAGAGACAATAGTAGAATCATCTGGCTTTTGCTATTCAATTCTGCTGTAGCATATTTTGTAAATCTGACCAATTTTATGGTGACAAAACACAGGTAA
- the LOC132609714 gene encoding probable sugar phosphate/phosphate translocator At3g11320 isoform X8, with translation MTLQSLFDNLIISEGSPLTCKDWCSLLNHLFPAAFDETDYSCCGLRNRLGFPGEGILILCRSFNYGKGEPSFHLFGFIMCVGATAARALKSVLQGILLFSKGEKLNSMNLLLYMAPIAVVFLLPATLSMEENVVGITLALARDNSRIIWLLLFNSAVAYFVNLTNFMVTKHR, from the exons ATGACGCTTCAAAGTTTGTTTGACAATTTGATCATTTCTGAG GGTAGTCCGTTAACCTGCAAAGATTGGTGTTCTCTCTTGAATCATCTCTTTCCAGCAGCTTTCGAT GAAACAGATTACTCTTGTTGTGGCCTCCGCAACAGGCTTGGTTTTCCGGGTGAAGGCATACTCATCCTATGCCGAAGCTTCAATTATGGCAAG GGTGAACCAAGTTTTCATCTATTTGGATTCATAATGTGTGTTGGTGCAACAGCTGCAAGAGCACTCAAGTCAGTGCTTCAGGGGATTTTGCTGTTCTCCAAAGG GGAGAAGCTGAATTCCATGAACCTTCTACTCTATATGGCTCCTATAGCAGTTGTATTTCTATTACCAGCAACACTTTCAATGGAAGAAAATGTAGTTGGCATCACATTGGCACTTGCAAGAGACAATAGTAGAATCATCTGGCTTTTGCTATTCAATTCTGCTGTAGCATATTTTGTAAATCTGACCAATTTTATGGTGACAAAACACAGGTAA
- the LOC132609714 gene encoding uncharacterized protein LOC132609714 isoform X4, protein MTLQSLFDNLIISEGSPLTCKDWCSLLNHLFPAAFDVSPSLIRYNRIRLSPHFDIVLSRVFCRNFKKKQITLVVASATGLVFRVKAYSSYAEASIMARVSNVEYESTFEKCTCKSCYMGEPSFHLFGFIMCVGATAARALKSVLQGILLFSKGEKLNSMNLLLYMAPIAVVFLLPATLSMEENVVGITLALARDNSRIIWLLLFNSAVAYFVNLTNFMVTKHR, encoded by the exons ATGACGCTTCAAAGTTTGTTTGACAATTTGATCATTTCTGAG GGTAGTCCGTTAACCTGCAAAGATTGGTGTTCTCTCTTGAATCATCTCTTTCCAGCAGCTTTCGATGTATCTCCTTCTCTCATCAGATACAATAGAATTAGACTCAGTCCGCATTTTGATATTGTGCTTTCTCGGGTGTTTTGTCGCAATTTTAAAAA GAAACAGATTACTCTTGTTGTGGCCTCCGCAACAGGCTTGGTTTTCCGGGTGAAGGCATACTCATCCTATGCCGAAGCTTCAATTATGGCAAG GGTAAGCAATGTTGAATATGAATCTACGTTTGAAAAGTGCACCTGCAAAAGCTGTTATATG GGTGAACCAAGTTTTCATCTATTTGGATTCATAATGTGTGTTGGTGCAACAGCTGCAAGAGCACTCAAGTCAGTGCTTCAGGGGATTTTGCTGTTCTCCAAAGG GGAGAAGCTGAATTCCATGAACCTTCTACTCTATATGGCTCCTATAGCAGTTGTATTTCTATTACCAGCAACACTTTCAATGGAAGAAAATGTAGTTGGCATCACATTGGCACTTGCAAGAGACAATAGTAGAATCATCTGGCTTTTGCTATTCAATTCTGCTGTAGCATATTTTGTAAATCTGACCAATTTTATGGTGACAAAACACAGGTAA
- the LOC132609714 gene encoding uncharacterized protein LOC132609714 isoform X5 produces MSACRQIIFVQGHFRLFRVDKNAKFNPKTRETLHSKYFTSVSGDFSILLYFYLCHTYCCSSSSFLFALYLVSFQTVSIWIILGSPLTCKDWCSLLNHLFPAAFDVSPSLIRYNRIRLSPHFDIVLSRVFCRNFKKKQITLVVASATGLVFRVKAYSSYAEASIMARVSNVEYESTFEKCTCKSCYMGEPSFHLFGFIMCVGATAARALKSVLQGILLFSKG; encoded by the exons ATGTCTGCTTGCAGACAAATTATTTTTGTTCAAGGGCATTTTAGACTTTTCAGGGTAGACAAAAATGCAAAGTTTAACCCTAAGACTAGAGAGACACTGCATTCAAAGTATTTCACCTCTGTATCTGGAGATTTCTCCATTCTACTGTATTTCTATCTCTGTCATACATACTGCTGCTCATCATCTTCGTTTCTTTTTGCCCTTTATTTGGTCTCCTTTCAAACTGTCTCCATTTGGATAATTCTG GGTAGTCCGTTAACCTGCAAAGATTGGTGTTCTCTCTTGAATCATCTCTTTCCAGCAGCTTTCGATGTATCTCCTTCTCTCATCAGATACAATAGAATTAGACTCAGTCCGCATTTTGATATTGTGCTTTCTCGGGTGTTTTGTCGCAATTTTAAAAA GAAACAGATTACTCTTGTTGTGGCCTCCGCAACAGGCTTGGTTTTCCGGGTGAAGGCATACTCATCCTATGCCGAAGCTTCAATTATGGCAAG GGTAAGCAATGTTGAATATGAATCTACGTTTGAAAAGTGCACCTGCAAAAGCTGTTATATG GGTGAACCAAGTTTTCATCTATTTGGATTCATAATGTGTGTTGGTGCAACAGCTGCAAGAGCACTCAAGTCAGTGCTTCAGGGGATTTTGCTGTTCTCCAAAGG GTAA
- the LOC132609714 gene encoding probable sugar phosphate/phosphate translocator At5g11230 isoform X3, giving the protein MSACRQIIFVQGHFRLFRVDKNAKFNPKTRETLHSKYFTSVSGDFSILLYFYLCHTYCCSSSSFLFALYLVSFQTVSIWIILGSPLTCKDWCSLLNHLFPAAFDETDYSCCGLRNRLGFPGEGILILCRSFNYGKGEPSFHLFGFIMCVGATAARALKSVLQGILLFSKGEKLNSMNLLLYMAPIAVVFLLPATLSMEENVVGITLALARDNSRIIWLLLFNSAVAYFVNLTNFMVTKHR; this is encoded by the exons ATGTCTGCTTGCAGACAAATTATTTTTGTTCAAGGGCATTTTAGACTTTTCAGGGTAGACAAAAATGCAAAGTTTAACCCTAAGACTAGAGAGACACTGCATTCAAAGTATTTCACCTCTGTATCTGGAGATTTCTCCATTCTACTGTATTTCTATCTCTGTCATACATACTGCTGCTCATCATCTTCGTTTCTTTTTGCCCTTTATTTGGTCTCCTTTCAAACTGTCTCCATTTGGATAATTCTG GGTAGTCCGTTAACCTGCAAAGATTGGTGTTCTCTCTTGAATCATCTCTTTCCAGCAGCTTTCGAT GAAACAGATTACTCTTGTTGTGGCCTCCGCAACAGGCTTGGTTTTCCGGGTGAAGGCATACTCATCCTATGCCGAAGCTTCAATTATGGCAAG GGTGAACCAAGTTTTCATCTATTTGGATTCATAATGTGTGTTGGTGCAACAGCTGCAAGAGCACTCAAGTCAGTGCTTCAGGGGATTTTGCTGTTCTCCAAAGG GGAGAAGCTGAATTCCATGAACCTTCTACTCTATATGGCTCCTATAGCAGTTGTATTTCTATTACCAGCAACACTTTCAATGGAAGAAAATGTAGTTGGCATCACATTGGCACTTGCAAGAGACAATAGTAGAATCATCTGGCTTTTGCTATTCAATTCTGCTGTAGCATATTTTGTAAATCTGACCAATTTTATGGTGACAAAACACAGGTAA
- the LOC132609714 gene encoding uncharacterized protein LOC132609714 isoform X1 has translation MSACRQIIFVQGHFRLFRVDKNAKFNPKTRETLHSKYFTSVSGDFSILLYFYLCHTYCCSSSSFLFALYLVSFQTVSIWIILGSPLTCKDWCSLLNHLFPAAFDVSPSLIRYNRIRLSPHFDIVLSRVFCRNFKKKQITLVVASATGLVFRVKAYSSYAEASIMARVSNVEYESTFEKCTCKSCYMGEPSFHLFGFIMCVGATAARALKSVLQGILLFSKGEKLNSMNLLLYMAPIAVVFLLPATLSMEENVVGITLALARDNSRIIWLLLFNSAVAYFVNLTNFMVTKHR, from the exons ATGTCTGCTTGCAGACAAATTATTTTTGTTCAAGGGCATTTTAGACTTTTCAGGGTAGACAAAAATGCAAAGTTTAACCCTAAGACTAGAGAGACACTGCATTCAAAGTATTTCACCTCTGTATCTGGAGATTTCTCCATTCTACTGTATTTCTATCTCTGTCATACATACTGCTGCTCATCATCTTCGTTTCTTTTTGCCCTTTATTTGGTCTCCTTTCAAACTGTCTCCATTTGGATAATTCTG GGTAGTCCGTTAACCTGCAAAGATTGGTGTTCTCTCTTGAATCATCTCTTTCCAGCAGCTTTCGATGTATCTCCTTCTCTCATCAGATACAATAGAATTAGACTCAGTCCGCATTTTGATATTGTGCTTTCTCGGGTGTTTTGTCGCAATTTTAAAAA GAAACAGATTACTCTTGTTGTGGCCTCCGCAACAGGCTTGGTTTTCCGGGTGAAGGCATACTCATCCTATGCCGAAGCTTCAATTATGGCAAG GGTAAGCAATGTTGAATATGAATCTACGTTTGAAAAGTGCACCTGCAAAAGCTGTTATATG GGTGAACCAAGTTTTCATCTATTTGGATTCATAATGTGTGTTGGTGCAACAGCTGCAAGAGCACTCAAGTCAGTGCTTCAGGGGATTTTGCTGTTCTCCAAAGG GGAGAAGCTGAATTCCATGAACCTTCTACTCTATATGGCTCCTATAGCAGTTGTATTTCTATTACCAGCAACACTTTCAATGGAAGAAAATGTAGTTGGCATCACATTGGCACTTGCAAGAGACAATAGTAGAATCATCTGGCTTTTGCTATTCAATTCTGCTGTAGCATATTTTGTAAATCTGACCAATTTTATGGTGACAAAACACAGGTAA
- the LOC132609714 gene encoding probable sugar phosphate/phosphate translocator At5g11230 isoform X7: MSACRQIIFVQGHFRLFRVDKNAKFNPKTRETLHSKYFTSVSGDFSILLYFYLCHTYCCSSSSFLFALYLVSFQTVSIWIILETDYSCCGLRNRLGFPGEGILILCRSFNYGKGEPSFHLFGFIMCVGATAARALKSVLQGILLFSKGEKLNSMNLLLYMAPIAVVFLLPATLSMEENVVGITLALARDNSRIIWLLLFNSAVAYFVNLTNFMVTKHR, from the exons ATGTCTGCTTGCAGACAAATTATTTTTGTTCAAGGGCATTTTAGACTTTTCAGGGTAGACAAAAATGCAAAGTTTAACCCTAAGACTAGAGAGACACTGCATTCAAAGTATTTCACCTCTGTATCTGGAGATTTCTCCATTCTACTGTATTTCTATCTCTGTCATACATACTGCTGCTCATCATCTTCGTTTCTTTTTGCCCTTTATTTGGTCTCCTTTCAAACTGTCTCCATTTGGATAATTCTG GAAACAGATTACTCTTGTTGTGGCCTCCGCAACAGGCTTGGTTTTCCGGGTGAAGGCATACTCATCCTATGCCGAAGCTTCAATTATGGCAAG GGTGAACCAAGTTTTCATCTATTTGGATTCATAATGTGTGTTGGTGCAACAGCTGCAAGAGCACTCAAGTCAGTGCTTCAGGGGATTTTGCTGTTCTCCAAAGG GGAGAAGCTGAATTCCATGAACCTTCTACTCTATATGGCTCCTATAGCAGTTGTATTTCTATTACCAGCAACACTTTCAATGGAAGAAAATGTAGTTGGCATCACATTGGCACTTGCAAGAGACAATAGTAGAATCATCTGGCTTTTGCTATTCAATTCTGCTGTAGCATATTTTGTAAATCTGACCAATTTTATGGTGACAAAACACAGGTAA
- the LOC132609714 gene encoding uncharacterized protein LOC132609714 isoform X2, whose translation MSACRQIIFVQGHFRLFRVDKNAKFNPKTRETLHSKYFTSVSGDFSILLYFYLCHTYCCSSSSFLFALYLVSFQTVSIWIILGSPLTCKDWCSLLNHLFPAAFDVSPSLIRYNRIRLSPHFDIVLSRVFCRNFKKKQITLVVASATGLVFRVKAYSSYAEASIMARVSNVEYESTFEKCTCKSCYMGEPSFHLFGFIMCVGATAARALKSVLQGILLFSKGEKLNSMNLLLYMAPIAVVFLLPATLSMEENVVGITLALARDNSNIHLIME comes from the exons ATGTCTGCTTGCAGACAAATTATTTTTGTTCAAGGGCATTTTAGACTTTTCAGGGTAGACAAAAATGCAAAGTTTAACCCTAAGACTAGAGAGACACTGCATTCAAAGTATTTCACCTCTGTATCTGGAGATTTCTCCATTCTACTGTATTTCTATCTCTGTCATACATACTGCTGCTCATCATCTTCGTTTCTTTTTGCCCTTTATTTGGTCTCCTTTCAAACTGTCTCCATTTGGATAATTCTG GGTAGTCCGTTAACCTGCAAAGATTGGTGTTCTCTCTTGAATCATCTCTTTCCAGCAGCTTTCGATGTATCTCCTTCTCTCATCAGATACAATAGAATTAGACTCAGTCCGCATTTTGATATTGTGCTTTCTCGGGTGTTTTGTCGCAATTTTAAAAA GAAACAGATTACTCTTGTTGTGGCCTCCGCAACAGGCTTGGTTTTCCGGGTGAAGGCATACTCATCCTATGCCGAAGCTTCAATTATGGCAAG GGTAAGCAATGTTGAATATGAATCTACGTTTGAAAAGTGCACCTGCAAAAGCTGTTATATG GGTGAACCAAGTTTTCATCTATTTGGATTCATAATGTGTGTTGGTGCAACAGCTGCAAGAGCACTCAAGTCAGTGCTTCAGGGGATTTTGCTGTTCTCCAAAGG GGAGAAGCTGAATTCCATGAACCTTCTACTCTATATGGCTCCTATAGCAGTTGTATTTCTATTACCAGCAACACTTTCAATGGAAGAAAATGTAGTTGGCATCACATTGGCACTTGCAAGAGACAATA GTAATATACATTTGATAATGGAATAA